A window of the Cannabis sativa cultivar Pink pepper isolate KNU-18-1 chromosome X, ASM2916894v1, whole genome shotgun sequence genome harbors these coding sequences:
- the LOC115702276 gene encoding transcriptional corepressor LEUNIG isoform X2: MAQTNWEADKMLDVYIHDYLVKRDLKASAQAFQAEGKVSSDPVAIDAPGGFLFEWWSVFWDIFIARTNEKHSEVAASYIETQLIKAREQQQQQQQFQQQQPQQPQHQQQQQQHIQMQQLLLQRHAQQQQQQQQQQQQQQQQAPPQQQRREGSHILNGTTNGLVGSDPLMRQNPGTANAMATKMYEERLKLPSQRDPLDDAAMKQRFGESVGQLLDPTSQTSILKSPAASSQPSGQVLHGSAGAMSPQVQARNQQLPGSTPDIKPETNPVLNPRGAGQEGSLVGMPGSNQGGNNLTLKGWPLTGLDHIRTGFLQQQKPFMQAPQPFHQLQMLTPQHQLMLAQQNLSSPSASDENRRLRMLLSNRNLGLVKDGFSSSVGDVVPNVGSQLQGSGGHVLPRGDTDMLIKLKMAQLQQQQQQQQNSTPSQQLQQHSNQQSQSSNHNPHQDKMGGAGSVTMDGSISNSFRGNDQGSKSQTGRKRKQPVSSSGPANSSGTANTAGPSPSSAPSTPSTHTPGDVISMPALTHSGSSSKPFIFAADGTGTLTSPSNQLWDDKDLELQADMDRFVDDGSLEDNVESFLSHDDADPRDAAGRCMDVSKGFTFAEVNSVRASTSKVICCHFSSDGKLLASGGHDKKAVLWYTDSLKSKTSLEEHSALITDVRFSPSMSRLATSSFDKTVRVWDADNPGYSLRTFMGHSNTVMSLDFHPNKEDLLSSCDSDGEIRYWSINNGSCARVFKGGTAQMRFQPRFGRYLAAAADNLVSILDVETQVCRNSLQGHTKPVHSVCWDPSGELLASVSEDSVRVWSLGSGNEGECVHELSCSGNKFHSCVFHPTYPSLLVVGCYQSLELWNMMENKTMTISAHEGLIAALAVSPLTGLVASASHDKFVKLWK; the protein is encoded by the exons ATGGCTCAGACCAACTGGGAAGCAGATAAAAT GTTAGATGTGTACATCCACGATTATTTAGTAAAGAGGGATTTAAAGGCTTCTGCTCAAGCATTCCAAGCTGAAGGGAAAGTGTCATCGGATCCTGTTG CTATTGATGCTCCTGGAGGCTTTCTCTTTGAATGGTGGTCTGTATTCTGGGATATATTTATAGCTAGAACCAATGAGAAGCATTCAGAAGTTGCTGCGTCTTATATTGAG ACACAGTTAATTAAAGCAAGGGAAcaacagcagcagcagcagcagttccaacaacaacaaccacagCAACCACAGCACCAACAACAACAGCAGCAGCACATCCAAATGCAACAACTTCTATTGCAGAGGCATGCTCAGCAGCAACAGCAACAGCAACAGCAACAGCAACAACAGCAGCAGCAGGCACCACCACAACAGCAGCGAAGAGAAGGGAGCCACATTTTAAATGGTACTACTAATGGACTTGTTGGAAGTGATCCGCTCATGCGACAAAATCCAGGAACAGCTAATGCCATGGCTACAAAGATGTATGAGGAGCGATTAAAGCTGCCTTCTCAAAGAGATCCTTTAGATGATGCAGCTATGAAG CAAAGATTTGGTGAGAGTGTGGGCCAACTTTTGGATCCAACAAGTCAGACCTCCATATTAAAGTCACCTGCAGCATCCAGCCAGCCATCagg GCAAGTATTGCATGGTTCAGCTGGAGCGATGTCTCCTCAAGTTCAAGCTCGAAATCAACAATTGCCAGGGTCCACCCCG GACATAAAGCCTGAAACTAATCCAGTTTTGAACCCCCGAGGTGCTGGTCAAGAAGGATCATTAGTAGGAATGCCCG GGTCAAATCAAGGAGGAAACAATTTGACTTTAAAAGGGTGGCCTCTGACA GGTCTGGATCATATTCGCACTGGGTTTCTCCAGCAACAAAAGCCTTTTATGCAGGCTCCTCAGCCCTTTCATCAACTTCAGATGTTGACACCACAACACCAACTTATGCTTGCACAACAAAATTTGTCCTCACCATCTGCTAGTGATGAAAATAGAAGACTTAGAATGCTTTTGAGTAACCGAAATTTGGGTCTTGTAAAGGATGGCTTTTCGAGTTCTGTTGGAGATGTGGTTCCCAATGTTGGATCCCAACTTCAAGGGAGTGGGGGTCATGTTTTGCCTCGTGGAGATACGGATATGCTGATTAAG TTAAAAATGGCTCAACTACAGCAGCAGCAACAGCAACAACAGAACAGTACACCGTCACAGCAGCTACAGCAACATTCAAATCAGCAGTCACAGAGTTCCAATCACAATCCACACCAAGATAAGATGGGTGGTGCTGGCAGTGTGACCATGGACGGTAGCATATCAAACTCCTTTCGAGGAAATGACCAG GGTTCAAAAAGCCAGACTGGTAGAAAGCGAAAACAGCCAGTGTCATCTTCGGGTCCTGCAAATAGCTCAGGAACGGCAAATACAGCTGGACCTTCACCAAGCTCAGCTCCCTCAACACCTTCAACTCACACACCTGGGGATGTGATCTCAATGCCTGCATTGACCCATAGTGGTAGTTCTTCAAAGCCTTTCATATTTGCAGCTGATGGTACTGGTACTCTTACATCACCATCAAATCAGTTG TGGGATGATAAAGATCTTGAATTGCAGGCTGATATGGATCGATTTGTAGATGATGGATCCCTTGAGGACAATGTGGAGTCTTTCTTATCCCATGATGATGCAGACCCCAGAGATGCTGCTGGTCGTTGTATGGATGTTAGCAAAG GGTTTACATTTGCAGAAGTAAATTCTGTTAGAGCAAGCACGAGCAAAGTTATATGTTGTCACTTCTCATCGGATGGAAAACTGCTTGCTAGTGGTGGCCATGATAAAAAG GCTGTATTATGGTACACGGATTCCTTAAAGTCTAAAACTTCACTTGAGGAACATTCAGCATTGATTACTGATGTTCGTTTTAGTCCAAGCATGTCACGGCTTGCTACGTCCTCATTTGATAAAACTGTTAGGGTTTGGGATGCTGACAAT CCCGGTTATTCACTACGCACCTTTATGGGACATTCCAACACTGTAATGTCATTAGACTTCCACCCAAATAAAGAAGATCTTCTCAGCTCTTGTGACAGCGATGGTGAGATACGATATTGGAGTATTAACAATGGCAGTTGTGCTAGAGTGTTCAAG GGTGGTACGGCACAGATGAGATTCCAACCCCGTTTTGGGAGGTACCTGGCTGCAGCTGCAGATAACCTTGTATCTATACTGGATGTGGAGACTCAAGTTTGTCGGAATTCACTACAG GGGCATACTAAGCCAGTCCATTCTGTGTGCTGGGATCCTTCGGGTGAGTTACTTGCATCGGTGAGTGAGGACTCCGTCAGAGTCTGGTCGCTTGGGTCAGGAAATGAAGGGGAATGTGTTCACGAGTTGAGCTGCAGCGGAAATAAATTCCATTCCTGTGTTTTCCATCCTACTTATCCTTCACTGTTAGTTGTAGGCTGTTACCAG TCGTTGGAGCTCTGGAACATGATGGAAAACAAGACAATGACAATATCAGCTCATGAAGGACTTATTGCAGCCTTGGCCGTGTCCCCTCTCACAGGTTTGGTAGCTTCAGCCAGTCATGATAAGTTTGTCAAGCTTTGGAAGTGA
- the LOC115702276 gene encoding transcriptional corepressor LEUNIG isoform X1, with translation MAQTNWEADKMLDVYIHDYLVKRDLKASAQAFQAEGKVSSDPVAIDAPGGFLFEWWSVFWDIFIARTNEKHSEVAASYIETQLIKAREQQQQQQQFQQQQPQQPQHQQQQQQHIQMQQLLLQRHAQQQQQQQQQQQQQQQQAPPQQQRREGSHILNGTTNGLVGSDPLMRQNPGTANAMATKMYEERLKLPSQRDPLDDAAMKQQRFGESVGQLLDPTSQTSILKSPAASSQPSGQVLHGSAGAMSPQVQARNQQLPGSTPDIKPETNPVLNPRGAGQEGSLVGMPGSNQGGNNLTLKGWPLTGLDHIRTGFLQQQKPFMQAPQPFHQLQMLTPQHQLMLAQQNLSSPSASDENRRLRMLLSNRNLGLVKDGFSSSVGDVVPNVGSQLQGSGGHVLPRGDTDMLIKLKMAQLQQQQQQQQNSTPSQQLQQHSNQQSQSSNHNPHQDKMGGAGSVTMDGSISNSFRGNDQGSKSQTGRKRKQPVSSSGPANSSGTANTAGPSPSSAPSTPSTHTPGDVISMPALTHSGSSSKPFIFAADGTGTLTSPSNQLWDDKDLELQADMDRFVDDGSLEDNVESFLSHDDADPRDAAGRCMDVSKGFTFAEVNSVRASTSKVICCHFSSDGKLLASGGHDKKAVLWYTDSLKSKTSLEEHSALITDVRFSPSMSRLATSSFDKTVRVWDADNPGYSLRTFMGHSNTVMSLDFHPNKEDLLSSCDSDGEIRYWSINNGSCARVFKGGTAQMRFQPRFGRYLAAAADNLVSILDVETQVCRNSLQGHTKPVHSVCWDPSGELLASVSEDSVRVWSLGSGNEGECVHELSCSGNKFHSCVFHPTYPSLLVVGCYQSLELWNMMENKTMTISAHEGLIAALAVSPLTGLVASASHDKFVKLWK, from the exons ATGGCTCAGACCAACTGGGAAGCAGATAAAAT GTTAGATGTGTACATCCACGATTATTTAGTAAAGAGGGATTTAAAGGCTTCTGCTCAAGCATTCCAAGCTGAAGGGAAAGTGTCATCGGATCCTGTTG CTATTGATGCTCCTGGAGGCTTTCTCTTTGAATGGTGGTCTGTATTCTGGGATATATTTATAGCTAGAACCAATGAGAAGCATTCAGAAGTTGCTGCGTCTTATATTGAG ACACAGTTAATTAAAGCAAGGGAAcaacagcagcagcagcagcagttccaacaacaacaaccacagCAACCACAGCACCAACAACAACAGCAGCAGCACATCCAAATGCAACAACTTCTATTGCAGAGGCATGCTCAGCAGCAACAGCAACAGCAACAGCAACAGCAACAACAGCAGCAGCAGGCACCACCACAACAGCAGCGAAGAGAAGGGAGCCACATTTTAAATGGTACTACTAATGGACTTGTTGGAAGTGATCCGCTCATGCGACAAAATCCAGGAACAGCTAATGCCATGGCTACAAAGATGTATGAGGAGCGATTAAAGCTGCCTTCTCAAAGAGATCCTTTAGATGATGCAGCTATGAAG CAGCAAAGATTTGGTGAGAGTGTGGGCCAACTTTTGGATCCAACAAGTCAGACCTCCATATTAAAGTCACCTGCAGCATCCAGCCAGCCATCagg GCAAGTATTGCATGGTTCAGCTGGAGCGATGTCTCCTCAAGTTCAAGCTCGAAATCAACAATTGCCAGGGTCCACCCCG GACATAAAGCCTGAAACTAATCCAGTTTTGAACCCCCGAGGTGCTGGTCAAGAAGGATCATTAGTAGGAATGCCCG GGTCAAATCAAGGAGGAAACAATTTGACTTTAAAAGGGTGGCCTCTGACA GGTCTGGATCATATTCGCACTGGGTTTCTCCAGCAACAAAAGCCTTTTATGCAGGCTCCTCAGCCCTTTCATCAACTTCAGATGTTGACACCACAACACCAACTTATGCTTGCACAACAAAATTTGTCCTCACCATCTGCTAGTGATGAAAATAGAAGACTTAGAATGCTTTTGAGTAACCGAAATTTGGGTCTTGTAAAGGATGGCTTTTCGAGTTCTGTTGGAGATGTGGTTCCCAATGTTGGATCCCAACTTCAAGGGAGTGGGGGTCATGTTTTGCCTCGTGGAGATACGGATATGCTGATTAAG TTAAAAATGGCTCAACTACAGCAGCAGCAACAGCAACAACAGAACAGTACACCGTCACAGCAGCTACAGCAACATTCAAATCAGCAGTCACAGAGTTCCAATCACAATCCACACCAAGATAAGATGGGTGGTGCTGGCAGTGTGACCATGGACGGTAGCATATCAAACTCCTTTCGAGGAAATGACCAG GGTTCAAAAAGCCAGACTGGTAGAAAGCGAAAACAGCCAGTGTCATCTTCGGGTCCTGCAAATAGCTCAGGAACGGCAAATACAGCTGGACCTTCACCAAGCTCAGCTCCCTCAACACCTTCAACTCACACACCTGGGGATGTGATCTCAATGCCTGCATTGACCCATAGTGGTAGTTCTTCAAAGCCTTTCATATTTGCAGCTGATGGTACTGGTACTCTTACATCACCATCAAATCAGTTG TGGGATGATAAAGATCTTGAATTGCAGGCTGATATGGATCGATTTGTAGATGATGGATCCCTTGAGGACAATGTGGAGTCTTTCTTATCCCATGATGATGCAGACCCCAGAGATGCTGCTGGTCGTTGTATGGATGTTAGCAAAG GGTTTACATTTGCAGAAGTAAATTCTGTTAGAGCAAGCACGAGCAAAGTTATATGTTGTCACTTCTCATCGGATGGAAAACTGCTTGCTAGTGGTGGCCATGATAAAAAG GCTGTATTATGGTACACGGATTCCTTAAAGTCTAAAACTTCACTTGAGGAACATTCAGCATTGATTACTGATGTTCGTTTTAGTCCAAGCATGTCACGGCTTGCTACGTCCTCATTTGATAAAACTGTTAGGGTTTGGGATGCTGACAAT CCCGGTTATTCACTACGCACCTTTATGGGACATTCCAACACTGTAATGTCATTAGACTTCCACCCAAATAAAGAAGATCTTCTCAGCTCTTGTGACAGCGATGGTGAGATACGATATTGGAGTATTAACAATGGCAGTTGTGCTAGAGTGTTCAAG GGTGGTACGGCACAGATGAGATTCCAACCCCGTTTTGGGAGGTACCTGGCTGCAGCTGCAGATAACCTTGTATCTATACTGGATGTGGAGACTCAAGTTTGTCGGAATTCACTACAG GGGCATACTAAGCCAGTCCATTCTGTGTGCTGGGATCCTTCGGGTGAGTTACTTGCATCGGTGAGTGAGGACTCCGTCAGAGTCTGGTCGCTTGGGTCAGGAAATGAAGGGGAATGTGTTCACGAGTTGAGCTGCAGCGGAAATAAATTCCATTCCTGTGTTTTCCATCCTACTTATCCTTCACTGTTAGTTGTAGGCTGTTACCAG TCGTTGGAGCTCTGGAACATGATGGAAAACAAGACAATGACAATATCAGCTCATGAAGGACTTATTGCAGCCTTGGCCGTGTCCCCTCTCACAGGTTTGGTAGCTTCAGCCAGTCATGATAAGTTTGTCAAGCTTTGGAAGTGA
- the LOC115702276 gene encoding transcriptional corepressor LEUNIG isoform X4, translating to MAQTNWEADKMLDVYIHDYLVKRDLKASAQAFQAEGKVSSDPVAIDAPGGFLFEWWSVFWDIFIARTNEKHSEVAASYIETQLIKAREQQQQQQQFQQQQPQQPQHQQQQQQHIQMQQLLLQRHAQQQQQQQQQQQQQQQQAPPQQQRREGSHILNGTTNGLVGSDPLMRQNPGTANAMATKMYEERLKLPSQRDPLDDAAMKQRFGESVGQLLDPTSQTSILKSPAASSQPSGQVLHGSAGAMSPQVQARNQQLPGSTPDIKPETNPVLNPRGAGQEGSLVGMPGSNQGGNNLTLKGWPLTGLDHIRTGFLQQQKPFMQAPQPFHQLQMLTPQHQLMLAQQNLSSPSASDENRRLRMLLSNRNLGLVKDGFSSSVGDVVPNVGSQLQGSGGHVLPRGDTDMLIKLKMAQLQQQQQQQQNSTPSQQLQQHSNQQSQSSNHNPHQDKMGGAGSVTMDGSISNSFRGNDQGSKSQTGRKRKQPVSSSGPANSSGTANTAGPSPSSAPSTPSTHTPGDVISMPALTHSGSSSKPFIFAADGTGTLTSPSNQLADMDRFVDDGSLEDNVESFLSHDDADPRDAAGRCMDVSKGFTFAEVNSVRASTSKVICCHFSSDGKLLASGGHDKKAVLWYTDSLKSKTSLEEHSALITDVRFSPSMSRLATSSFDKTVRVWDADNPGYSLRTFMGHSNTVMSLDFHPNKEDLLSSCDSDGEIRYWSINNGSCARVFKGGTAQMRFQPRFGRYLAAAADNLVSILDVETQVCRNSLQGHTKPVHSVCWDPSGELLASVSEDSVRVWSLGSGNEGECVHELSCSGNKFHSCVFHPTYPSLLVVGCYQSLELWNMMENKTMTISAHEGLIAALAVSPLTGLVASASHDKFVKLWK from the exons ATGGCTCAGACCAACTGGGAAGCAGATAAAAT GTTAGATGTGTACATCCACGATTATTTAGTAAAGAGGGATTTAAAGGCTTCTGCTCAAGCATTCCAAGCTGAAGGGAAAGTGTCATCGGATCCTGTTG CTATTGATGCTCCTGGAGGCTTTCTCTTTGAATGGTGGTCTGTATTCTGGGATATATTTATAGCTAGAACCAATGAGAAGCATTCAGAAGTTGCTGCGTCTTATATTGAG ACACAGTTAATTAAAGCAAGGGAAcaacagcagcagcagcagcagttccaacaacaacaaccacagCAACCACAGCACCAACAACAACAGCAGCAGCACATCCAAATGCAACAACTTCTATTGCAGAGGCATGCTCAGCAGCAACAGCAACAGCAACAGCAACAGCAACAACAGCAGCAGCAGGCACCACCACAACAGCAGCGAAGAGAAGGGAGCCACATTTTAAATGGTACTACTAATGGACTTGTTGGAAGTGATCCGCTCATGCGACAAAATCCAGGAACAGCTAATGCCATGGCTACAAAGATGTATGAGGAGCGATTAAAGCTGCCTTCTCAAAGAGATCCTTTAGATGATGCAGCTATGAAG CAAAGATTTGGTGAGAGTGTGGGCCAACTTTTGGATCCAACAAGTCAGACCTCCATATTAAAGTCACCTGCAGCATCCAGCCAGCCATCagg GCAAGTATTGCATGGTTCAGCTGGAGCGATGTCTCCTCAAGTTCAAGCTCGAAATCAACAATTGCCAGGGTCCACCCCG GACATAAAGCCTGAAACTAATCCAGTTTTGAACCCCCGAGGTGCTGGTCAAGAAGGATCATTAGTAGGAATGCCCG GGTCAAATCAAGGAGGAAACAATTTGACTTTAAAAGGGTGGCCTCTGACA GGTCTGGATCATATTCGCACTGGGTTTCTCCAGCAACAAAAGCCTTTTATGCAGGCTCCTCAGCCCTTTCATCAACTTCAGATGTTGACACCACAACACCAACTTATGCTTGCACAACAAAATTTGTCCTCACCATCTGCTAGTGATGAAAATAGAAGACTTAGAATGCTTTTGAGTAACCGAAATTTGGGTCTTGTAAAGGATGGCTTTTCGAGTTCTGTTGGAGATGTGGTTCCCAATGTTGGATCCCAACTTCAAGGGAGTGGGGGTCATGTTTTGCCTCGTGGAGATACGGATATGCTGATTAAG TTAAAAATGGCTCAACTACAGCAGCAGCAACAGCAACAACAGAACAGTACACCGTCACAGCAGCTACAGCAACATTCAAATCAGCAGTCACAGAGTTCCAATCACAATCCACACCAAGATAAGATGGGTGGTGCTGGCAGTGTGACCATGGACGGTAGCATATCAAACTCCTTTCGAGGAAATGACCAG GGTTCAAAAAGCCAGACTGGTAGAAAGCGAAAACAGCCAGTGTCATCTTCGGGTCCTGCAAATAGCTCAGGAACGGCAAATACAGCTGGACCTTCACCAAGCTCAGCTCCCTCAACACCTTCAACTCACACACCTGGGGATGTGATCTCAATGCCTGCATTGACCCATAGTGGTAGTTCTTCAAAGCCTTTCATATTTGCAGCTGATGGTACTGGTACTCTTACATCACCATCAAATCAGTTG GCTGATATGGATCGATTTGTAGATGATGGATCCCTTGAGGACAATGTGGAGTCTTTCTTATCCCATGATGATGCAGACCCCAGAGATGCTGCTGGTCGTTGTATGGATGTTAGCAAAG GGTTTACATTTGCAGAAGTAAATTCTGTTAGAGCAAGCACGAGCAAAGTTATATGTTGTCACTTCTCATCGGATGGAAAACTGCTTGCTAGTGGTGGCCATGATAAAAAG GCTGTATTATGGTACACGGATTCCTTAAAGTCTAAAACTTCACTTGAGGAACATTCAGCATTGATTACTGATGTTCGTTTTAGTCCAAGCATGTCACGGCTTGCTACGTCCTCATTTGATAAAACTGTTAGGGTTTGGGATGCTGACAAT CCCGGTTATTCACTACGCACCTTTATGGGACATTCCAACACTGTAATGTCATTAGACTTCCACCCAAATAAAGAAGATCTTCTCAGCTCTTGTGACAGCGATGGTGAGATACGATATTGGAGTATTAACAATGGCAGTTGTGCTAGAGTGTTCAAG GGTGGTACGGCACAGATGAGATTCCAACCCCGTTTTGGGAGGTACCTGGCTGCAGCTGCAGATAACCTTGTATCTATACTGGATGTGGAGACTCAAGTTTGTCGGAATTCACTACAG GGGCATACTAAGCCAGTCCATTCTGTGTGCTGGGATCCTTCGGGTGAGTTACTTGCATCGGTGAGTGAGGACTCCGTCAGAGTCTGGTCGCTTGGGTCAGGAAATGAAGGGGAATGTGTTCACGAGTTGAGCTGCAGCGGAAATAAATTCCATTCCTGTGTTTTCCATCCTACTTATCCTTCACTGTTAGTTGTAGGCTGTTACCAG TCGTTGGAGCTCTGGAACATGATGGAAAACAAGACAATGACAATATCAGCTCATGAAGGACTTATTGCAGCCTTGGCCGTGTCCCCTCTCACAGGTTTGGTAGCTTCAGCCAGTCATGATAAGTTTGTCAAGCTTTGGAAGTGA
- the LOC115702276 gene encoding transcriptional corepressor LEUNIG isoform X3 produces the protein MAQTNWEADKMLDVYIHDYLVKRDLKASAQAFQAEGKVSSDPVAIDAPGGFLFEWWSVFWDIFIARTNEKHSEVAASYIETQLIKAREQQQQQQQFQQQQPQQPQHQQQQQQHIQMQQLLLQRHAQQQQQQQQQQQQQQQQAPPQQQRREGSHILNGTTNGLVGSDPLMRQNPGTANAMATKMYEERLKLPSQRDPLDDAAMKQQRFGESVGQLLDPTSQTSILKSPAASSQPSGQVLHGSAGAMSPQVQARNQQLPGSTPDIKPETNPVLNPRGAGQEGSLVGMPGSNQGGNNLTLKGWPLTGLDHIRTGFLQQQKPFMQAPQPFHQLQMLTPQHQLMLAQQNLSSPSASDENRRLRMLLSNRNLGLVKDGFSSSVGDVVPNVGSQLQGSGGHVLPRGDTDMLIKLKMAQLQQQQQQQQNSTPSQQLQQHSNQQSQSSNHNPHQDKMGGAGSVTMDGSISNSFRGNDQGSKSQTGRKRKQPVSSSGPANSSGTANTAGPSPSSAPSTPSTHTPGDVISMPALTHSGSSSKPFIFAADGTGTLTSPSNQLADMDRFVDDGSLEDNVESFLSHDDADPRDAAGRCMDVSKGFTFAEVNSVRASTSKVICCHFSSDGKLLASGGHDKKAVLWYTDSLKSKTSLEEHSALITDVRFSPSMSRLATSSFDKTVRVWDADNPGYSLRTFMGHSNTVMSLDFHPNKEDLLSSCDSDGEIRYWSINNGSCARVFKGGTAQMRFQPRFGRYLAAAADNLVSILDVETQVCRNSLQGHTKPVHSVCWDPSGELLASVSEDSVRVWSLGSGNEGECVHELSCSGNKFHSCVFHPTYPSLLVVGCYQSLELWNMMENKTMTISAHEGLIAALAVSPLTGLVASASHDKFVKLWK, from the exons ATGGCTCAGACCAACTGGGAAGCAGATAAAAT GTTAGATGTGTACATCCACGATTATTTAGTAAAGAGGGATTTAAAGGCTTCTGCTCAAGCATTCCAAGCTGAAGGGAAAGTGTCATCGGATCCTGTTG CTATTGATGCTCCTGGAGGCTTTCTCTTTGAATGGTGGTCTGTATTCTGGGATATATTTATAGCTAGAACCAATGAGAAGCATTCAGAAGTTGCTGCGTCTTATATTGAG ACACAGTTAATTAAAGCAAGGGAAcaacagcagcagcagcagcagttccaacaacaacaaccacagCAACCACAGCACCAACAACAACAGCAGCAGCACATCCAAATGCAACAACTTCTATTGCAGAGGCATGCTCAGCAGCAACAGCAACAGCAACAGCAACAGCAACAACAGCAGCAGCAGGCACCACCACAACAGCAGCGAAGAGAAGGGAGCCACATTTTAAATGGTACTACTAATGGACTTGTTGGAAGTGATCCGCTCATGCGACAAAATCCAGGAACAGCTAATGCCATGGCTACAAAGATGTATGAGGAGCGATTAAAGCTGCCTTCTCAAAGAGATCCTTTAGATGATGCAGCTATGAAG CAGCAAAGATTTGGTGAGAGTGTGGGCCAACTTTTGGATCCAACAAGTCAGACCTCCATATTAAAGTCACCTGCAGCATCCAGCCAGCCATCagg GCAAGTATTGCATGGTTCAGCTGGAGCGATGTCTCCTCAAGTTCAAGCTCGAAATCAACAATTGCCAGGGTCCACCCCG GACATAAAGCCTGAAACTAATCCAGTTTTGAACCCCCGAGGTGCTGGTCAAGAAGGATCATTAGTAGGAATGCCCG GGTCAAATCAAGGAGGAAACAATTTGACTTTAAAAGGGTGGCCTCTGACA GGTCTGGATCATATTCGCACTGGGTTTCTCCAGCAACAAAAGCCTTTTATGCAGGCTCCTCAGCCCTTTCATCAACTTCAGATGTTGACACCACAACACCAACTTATGCTTGCACAACAAAATTTGTCCTCACCATCTGCTAGTGATGAAAATAGAAGACTTAGAATGCTTTTGAGTAACCGAAATTTGGGTCTTGTAAAGGATGGCTTTTCGAGTTCTGTTGGAGATGTGGTTCCCAATGTTGGATCCCAACTTCAAGGGAGTGGGGGTCATGTTTTGCCTCGTGGAGATACGGATATGCTGATTAAG TTAAAAATGGCTCAACTACAGCAGCAGCAACAGCAACAACAGAACAGTACACCGTCACAGCAGCTACAGCAACATTCAAATCAGCAGTCACAGAGTTCCAATCACAATCCACACCAAGATAAGATGGGTGGTGCTGGCAGTGTGACCATGGACGGTAGCATATCAAACTCCTTTCGAGGAAATGACCAG GGTTCAAAAAGCCAGACTGGTAGAAAGCGAAAACAGCCAGTGTCATCTTCGGGTCCTGCAAATAGCTCAGGAACGGCAAATACAGCTGGACCTTCACCAAGCTCAGCTCCCTCAACACCTTCAACTCACACACCTGGGGATGTGATCTCAATGCCTGCATTGACCCATAGTGGTAGTTCTTCAAAGCCTTTCATATTTGCAGCTGATGGTACTGGTACTCTTACATCACCATCAAATCAGTTG GCTGATATGGATCGATTTGTAGATGATGGATCCCTTGAGGACAATGTGGAGTCTTTCTTATCCCATGATGATGCAGACCCCAGAGATGCTGCTGGTCGTTGTATGGATGTTAGCAAAG GGTTTACATTTGCAGAAGTAAATTCTGTTAGAGCAAGCACGAGCAAAGTTATATGTTGTCACTTCTCATCGGATGGAAAACTGCTTGCTAGTGGTGGCCATGATAAAAAG GCTGTATTATGGTACACGGATTCCTTAAAGTCTAAAACTTCACTTGAGGAACATTCAGCATTGATTACTGATGTTCGTTTTAGTCCAAGCATGTCACGGCTTGCTACGTCCTCATTTGATAAAACTGTTAGGGTTTGGGATGCTGACAAT CCCGGTTATTCACTACGCACCTTTATGGGACATTCCAACACTGTAATGTCATTAGACTTCCACCCAAATAAAGAAGATCTTCTCAGCTCTTGTGACAGCGATGGTGAGATACGATATTGGAGTATTAACAATGGCAGTTGTGCTAGAGTGTTCAAG GGTGGTACGGCACAGATGAGATTCCAACCCCGTTTTGGGAGGTACCTGGCTGCAGCTGCAGATAACCTTGTATCTATACTGGATGTGGAGACTCAAGTTTGTCGGAATTCACTACAG GGGCATACTAAGCCAGTCCATTCTGTGTGCTGGGATCCTTCGGGTGAGTTACTTGCATCGGTGAGTGAGGACTCCGTCAGAGTCTGGTCGCTTGGGTCAGGAAATGAAGGGGAATGTGTTCACGAGTTGAGCTGCAGCGGAAATAAATTCCATTCCTGTGTTTTCCATCCTACTTATCCTTCACTGTTAGTTGTAGGCTGTTACCAG TCGTTGGAGCTCTGGAACATGATGGAAAACAAGACAATGACAATATCAGCTCATGAAGGACTTATTGCAGCCTTGGCCGTGTCCCCTCTCACAGGTTTGGTAGCTTCAGCCAGTCATGATAAGTTTGTCAAGCTTTGGAAGTGA